A window of the Chloroflexus sp. Y-396-1 genome harbors these coding sequences:
- the dnaK gene encoding molecular chaperone DnaK produces the protein MGKIVGIDLGTTNSCIAVMEGGDVVVIPNAEGNRTTPSMVAFAKNGERLVGLTAKRQATINPENTLYSVKRFIGRSFDEVKEERERVPFKVVKGPRNDVRIYVPQTGKEYAPQEISAMVLQKLKADAEAFLGEPVTQAVITVPAYFNDSQRQATKDAGKIAGLEVLRIINEPTAAALAYGLDKKKDETILVFDLGGGTFDVSILEVGDGVIEVKATSGDTHLGGDDYDAAIVNWIIEEFRKDQGIDLSKDRQALQRLKEAAEKAKMELSSMMETEINLPFITADASGPKHLAMKLTRAKFEQLTAHLTERLREPVLRALKDAGLQPSQIDEVVLVGGSTRMPVVQELVRKMLGKEPNKSVNPDEVVAVGAAIQAGVLGGEVKDVLLLDVTPLSLGVETLGGVMTKLIERNTTIPTRKTEIFSTAADGQTAVDIHVLQGEREMAADNISLGRFRLEGIPPAPRGVPQIEVTFDIDANGILNVSARDKATGKEQRITITASTNLSKEEVERMVREAQLHAAEDKARRELVEMKNQADSLAYQAEKSLKELGDKVDSIERSRVEGLIKDLREAIAQENRSRIQQLSSDLQQALFKISQAAYGDGAAPGASGSGRKDDGVVEGEYTVN, from the coding sequence ATGGGCAAGATTGTAGGAATTGACCTGGGCACGACAAACTCGTGCATCGCAGTGATGGAAGGTGGTGACGTGGTTGTCATTCCGAACGCAGAAGGCAACCGCACGACACCATCGATGGTTGCATTCGCTAAGAATGGTGAGCGATTAGTTGGTTTGACCGCTAAGCGTCAGGCAACCATCAATCCTGAAAATACACTTTATTCGGTCAAGCGCTTTATTGGCCGTTCTTTCGACGAGGTGAAGGAAGAGCGAGAGCGGGTGCCCTTTAAGGTTGTCAAGGGGCCGCGCAACGATGTGCGCATTTATGTCCCGCAGACCGGCAAGGAATATGCACCGCAGGAGATCTCGGCTATGGTTTTGCAGAAGCTCAAAGCTGATGCCGAGGCCTTCCTGGGTGAACCGGTGACACAGGCTGTCATTACCGTACCGGCTTACTTCAACGACAGCCAGCGTCAGGCAACCAAAGACGCCGGTAAGATTGCCGGTTTGGAGGTGCTGCGTATCATCAACGAGCCGACGGCTGCGGCACTCGCTTATGGGCTAGACAAGAAGAAAGATGAGACCATTCTGGTCTTTGACCTGGGTGGTGGTACCTTTGACGTTAGCATCCTTGAGGTTGGTGATGGTGTTATCGAAGTGAAGGCAACCAGTGGTGATACTCACCTTGGTGGCGATGACTACGATGCTGCAATCGTCAACTGGATCATCGAGGAGTTCCGCAAAGATCAGGGGATCGATCTGAGCAAAGACCGCCAGGCATTGCAACGCTTGAAAGAGGCAGCGGAGAAGGCCAAGATGGAACTCAGCTCGATGATGGAGACGGAGATCAACCTGCCGTTCATCACGGCTGATGCCAGCGGGCCGAAGCACCTGGCGATGAAGCTAACCCGTGCCAAGTTCGAACAGTTGACGGCCCATCTGACCGAGCGGCTCCGCGAGCCGGTACTACGGGCACTCAAGGATGCCGGTTTGCAGCCAAGCCAAATTGATGAAGTCGTGCTGGTTGGTGGTTCAACCCGGATGCCGGTCGTTCAGGAGCTGGTACGCAAGATGCTCGGCAAAGAGCCGAACAAGAGCGTAAACCCTGACGAGGTGGTCGCTGTTGGTGCGGCGATCCAGGCTGGTGTGTTGGGCGGTGAAGTGAAAGATGTGCTCTTGCTCGACGTAACGCCGCTCTCGCTCGGTGTGGAGACACTCGGTGGGGTGATGACCAAACTGATCGAACGGAATACGACTATCCCAACCCGTAAGACCGAGATCTTCTCGACGGCGGCTGATGGTCAGACGGCGGTTGATATTCACGTCTTGCAGGGCGAGCGTGAGATGGCTGCCGACAACATCTCGCTGGGTCGCTTCCGCCTCGAAGGGATTCCACCGGCGCCGCGTGGTGTGCCACAAATCGAGGTGACGTTCGATATCGATGCGAACGGTATCTTGAACGTAAGCGCACGTGACAAAGCAACCGGCAAAGAGCAGCGGATCACCATTACCGCCAGCACCAACCTCTCGAAAGAAGAGGTAGAGCGGATGGTGCGTGAAGCGCAACTGCATGCCGCCGAAGATAAGGCTCGCCGCGAGCTGGTCGAGATGAAGAACCAGGCCGATAGCTTGGCCTACCAGGCCGAGAAGTCGCTGAAAGAGCTGGGTGATAAAGTTGACAGCATCGAGCGCAGTCGAGTTGAGGGCTTGATTAAGGATCTGCGCGAGGCAATTGCGCAAGAGAATCGCAGCCGCATCCAGCAACTCTCGAGCGACTTGCAGCAAGCGCTGTTCAAGATCTCGCAGGCGGCTTACGGTGATGGTGCAGCACCGGGCGCTAGCGGTAGTGGTCGGAAAGACGACGGCGTCGTTGAGGGTGAGTACACGGTGAACTAA
- a CDS encoding NAD(P)/FAD-dependent oxidoreductase encodes MYDVIVIGAGIAGLAAGHTLQSAGCRVLVLEARQRIGGRIWTDTRYGPVEFGAEFIHGHRAASWELVQQAGLPTSCWGRDRHFAIGGRMLAPDDPISTAVLQLYQQICCYRGPEVSVAELIERSTALPAVKQLVGRWLANLEGADLSRLSATALARERRLSTIGEDNFHIDCGYQRLLEPLSTNLTIELGTVVTLIRWNADQVEVMSADRRQWCARYLVVTVPVSLLQAGLPAFEPPLPTDKQTALAAIPMGHVTKLVLWFEQRFWSDFTVLSTDGVIATWWPVSSARTPTLMGYAGGQQAIRVAELGESEAIAVALRELQTLFAVEVKPYFLGGRLIDWSRDPWSRGAYTYSSAGTPAARVTLAMPLGPIHFAGEATVTGAEIATVHGAFESGRRAARAILLSRSF; translated from the coding sequence ATGTATGACGTGATTGTGATCGGTGCAGGTATTGCCGGGTTAGCCGCCGGGCATACGCTTCAGTCAGCCGGTTGTCGGGTGTTGGTGCTCGAAGCGCGGCAACGGATCGGTGGGCGAATCTGGACGGATACGCGCTATGGGCCGGTCGAATTTGGCGCCGAGTTTATCCATGGTCATCGAGCAGCTTCCTGGGAACTGGTACAACAGGCCGGGTTACCAACGTCGTGTTGGGGACGCGACCGTCACTTCGCTATCGGTGGTCGGATGTTGGCACCCGATGATCCGATTAGTACGGCTGTGCTGCAACTCTATCAGCAGATTTGCTGTTATCGTGGCCCTGAGGTTAGCGTTGCCGAACTGATTGAACGGTCAACGGCCTTACCAGCAGTGAAGCAATTGGTTGGGCGCTGGCTAGCCAATCTTGAGGGGGCTGATTTGAGCAGATTAAGCGCAACCGCATTAGCACGTGAGCGTCGGTTGAGTACAATCGGTGAAGACAATTTTCATATCGATTGTGGGTATCAGCGGCTGCTCGAACCGCTCAGCACCAACCTGACGATTGAGCTAGGGACAGTGGTCACACTTATCCGTTGGAACGCCGATCAGGTTGAGGTTATGTCGGCTGATAGACGGCAGTGGTGTGCGCGTTATCTGGTTGTCACCGTTCCGGTTTCCCTGTTGCAGGCAGGGTTGCCAGCCTTTGAGCCACCGCTTCCGACTGACAAACAAACGGCACTGGCGGCTATCCCGATGGGTCACGTGACCAAATTAGTGCTCTGGTTTGAGCAGCGGTTCTGGTCAGATTTTACGGTACTCAGCACCGATGGTGTGATTGCTACATGGTGGCCGGTGTCCAGCGCCCGAACACCAACTCTCATGGGTTACGCTGGTGGTCAGCAGGCGATCAGGGTGGCTGAACTGGGCGAAAGCGAGGCTATTGCGGTCGCGTTGCGTGAGCTACAAACCCTGTTTGCTGTTGAGGTGAAACCATACTTCCTCGGCGGACGTCTGATTGACTGGTCGCGAGACCCCTGGAGTCGAGGCGCATACACGTATAGCTCTGCTGGTACCCCGGCGGCCCGTGTAACTCTGGCGATGCCCCTTGGCCCAATCCATTTTGCCGGTGAAGCAACGGTAACCGGCGCCGAGATTGCCACGGTGCACGGCGCCTTCGAGAGCGGACGACGTGCGGCACGGGCAATCTTGCTGTCGCGGTCGTTTTGA
- a CDS encoding LysR family transcriptional regulator has translation MLNTVYLQTFLAVVETGSFSAAAKRLHMSQPAVSQHIRALEEQVGGVRLFRRSGQHMVLTLAGEQLLGSARELVALAERTVQAVSALRGQIGGRVTIGCLSGSVEAFLPHLLEIIQRQYPAVTVDIAFHGADDLFEGLAERRLDLAILSDAPRRRGFEMRVLAGERLALTAVHGHPLLQGEQTPVGVLRDYPLALPRVGHPLRRSIEDGLRRRGVVIGDLRIVCEADSPLLLRSAVEAGQALAFLPVSVLPSRLDRIGVVALAGQPFVQEWYLIRLRERTANRIVDIVVEGLLGEEARTTLLGLGLTA, from the coding sequence ATGCTCAATACCGTTTATTTGCAGACCTTTCTCGCCGTAGTAGAGACCGGTTCCTTTTCAGCGGCGGCCAAACGTCTTCATATGTCGCAACCGGCGGTGAGTCAGCATATCCGTGCACTCGAGGAACAGGTCGGTGGTGTGCGATTGTTTCGGCGCAGCGGTCAGCACATGGTACTGACCCTTGCCGGTGAACAATTGTTGGGCAGCGCTCGTGAATTGGTGGCATTGGCCGAGCGTACTGTGCAGGCCGTGAGTGCGTTGCGCGGACAGATTGGTGGTCGAGTTACCATTGGTTGTTTGAGCGGTAGTGTCGAGGCGTTTTTGCCCCATCTCCTGGAAATTATCCAGCGTCAGTATCCAGCAGTAACCGTCGATATTGCATTTCATGGGGCTGATGATTTATTTGAAGGTCTTGCCGAACGACGCCTTGATCTTGCGATCCTAAGCGATGCACCGCGGCGGCGTGGTTTTGAGATGCGCGTGCTGGCCGGTGAACGACTGGCTCTGACGGCCGTGCATGGACATCCCCTCTTGCAAGGGGAACAGACACCGGTTGGGGTCTTACGCGATTATCCCTTGGCGCTGCCCCGCGTAGGGCATCCGTTACGGCGATCCATCGAAGACGGTCTACGTCGACGGGGAGTCGTTATCGGCGATCTGCGAATTGTGTGTGAAGCAGACAGTCCACTGTTGTTACGCTCAGCGGTCGAAGCCGGGCAAGCGTTAGCCTTCCTACCGGTGAGTGTCCTCCCCTCACGATTAGACCGGATCGGAGTCGTGGCATTGGCTGGCCAACCGTTTGTACAGGAATGGTACCTGATCCGGCTCCGAGAGCGCACAGCAAACCGCATTGTCGATATCGTGGTTGAGGGATTATTGGGCGAAGAAGCAAGGACAACCCTGCTCGGTCTTGGGCTAACGGCATAA
- a CDS encoding TerC family protein, whose product METIFSVEHLLALVTLTVMEIVLGVDNIIFISILAGKLPLHQQRPARQIGLSLALITRLLLLLSISWIAGLTQPLFELGPWHVTGRSLIMLGGGLFLIYKATTEIHEKLEGAEHTEKAVAVTTMQAVIVQIILIDIVFSLDSVITAVGMANELWVMMTAVVLAVGVMLFLAERIATFVGDHPTIKMLALSFLLLIGFSLVAEGFELHIPKGYIYFAMGFSVLVEMLNLRVTAKARQPVQLHQRYDTTKLGH is encoded by the coding sequence ATGGAGACGATCTTCTCAGTCGAACATCTGCTGGCATTGGTGACGCTGACCGTCATGGAGATTGTATTAGGGGTAGACAACATCATCTTTATCAGTATACTCGCCGGTAAACTGCCATTGCATCAGCAGCGACCGGCGCGACAAATTGGCTTATCACTTGCACTGATCACGCGCCTGCTCTTATTGCTATCGATCAGTTGGATTGCCGGTCTGACTCAGCCGCTGTTCGAGCTTGGGCCATGGCACGTAACGGGACGTAGCCTGATTATGCTTGGCGGCGGTCTGTTCTTGATCTACAAGGCAACCACCGAGATACACGAAAAGCTGGAAGGTGCTGAACATACCGAAAAAGCGGTGGCCGTCACAACAATGCAGGCGGTGATTGTGCAGATTATCTTGATCGATATTGTCTTTTCGCTTGATTCGGTCATCACGGCTGTTGGCATGGCCAATGAGCTATGGGTCATGATGACGGCGGTGGTTCTCGCAGTGGGAGTGATGCTCTTTCTCGCTGAAAGGATTGCAACATTTGTCGGTGATCATCCCACCATCAAGATGCTGGCACTCAGCTTTCTCTTGTTGATCGGCTTTTCGCTCGTCGCTGAAGGGTTTGAGTTGCATATTCCCAAAGGGTATATCTACTTTGCGATGGGATTCTCAGTTTTGGTCGAGATGCTCAATTTGCGGGTAACAGCGAAAGCACGGCAACCGGTGCAACTTCATCAGCGCTACGATACGACAAAACTGGGTCATTGA
- a CDS encoding AAA family ATPase — MIPLHLALRNFMCYRADENGDPLRLDLDGLHVMCLSGENGAGKSTLLDAITWALWGEARRPDDELITLGETEMMVDLTFALDGRKYRVIRRHQRGRSSGRGTSSGKTWLDLQSFDGTTWRPIGETAIRETQSKINDLLRMSYKTFINTSFLLQGRADEFTASTPSERKEVLAEILDLAEYANLEQRARERVRYLEAEMIRVRGRLEGLQPTAAQVPVWQQAVAEGEQRRARLQQLRATLESEYICATEQLRTLEEHARRYRELQQRIATLNDTLQRYLRELQEVNERITQAEQIIAQRPQIEAGLAELHTARSELERLEQVHQRYTELMARKRELQQELKAAIALMNERLSRAEERCQHLRAEVKRLADVQQRAATIQQRLRELSPIHERLVQCQMQRTALEQQLAHIRELMMRQHMLQTSLEQRRNTITVERDRCQQELDRLDQELRDVETWRTALRAAEVAQAQVQALAEEQAARRQYELTVVDRLSAARALAEQIRRERAMLQKNRELLATGNGTCPVCRRSLPATDAEHVAAHYDQELAHLKAREAEAMATAQAAERELTALRATIAAAEQELANLRQQAATIDSLIHRLNQAALRETERETLKLRVATLTEQLTTDTIDPALQAELVAVNDQLRTFGDIEGIQRDMRMINDELKTLEQQLREQSRLEGELEVCQRDVARLAALMNELPEAEAEYAELQRQIAENDFAHEIRITGRQVVAELEALNYRPEDLEEIRTTVRSLTRWEQAERELLLAEQRHTTDLKVREQTQQLRHHTEHERQMFQAEAEDLAQQVKVLPTVEATVARLKQQLNDIDGELRIIEHDLAEKQAYLKQAEAAAAEIETLQDQERHLQERTALFSELAEAFGKKGVQAMLIETAIPQLEDEANQVLSRLSDGQMHLRFEMQRGTKKGDTVETLDIRIADALGTRDYGAFSGGEAMRVNFAIRIALSRLLAHRAGARLETLVIDEGFGTLDADGRERMVEAITAIQRDFARIIVITHIDELKDRFPAIIEIRKTPLGSRWELRG; from the coding sequence ATGATCCCACTACACCTTGCTCTGCGCAATTTTATGTGCTATCGCGCCGATGAAAATGGCGATCCACTGCGACTCGACCTCGATGGTCTGCATGTCATGTGTCTCTCTGGGGAAAATGGTGCCGGCAAGTCTACCCTCCTTGACGCGATCACATGGGCTCTCTGGGGGGAAGCACGCCGTCCCGACGATGAACTCATTACGCTGGGCGAGACCGAGATGATGGTCGATTTAACCTTCGCGCTTGATGGTCGTAAGTATCGGGTGATACGTCGGCACCAACGGGGACGTAGTAGCGGCCGCGGCACCAGTTCCGGCAAGACCTGGCTCGATCTCCAGAGTTTTGATGGCACGACCTGGCGCCCTATCGGCGAAACCGCGATTCGCGAAACCCAGAGCAAGATCAATGACTTGTTGCGGATGTCGTACAAAACCTTCATTAATACTTCGTTCTTGCTGCAGGGCAGAGCCGATGAGTTTACCGCCAGCACACCATCCGAACGCAAAGAGGTATTAGCTGAAATTCTCGATTTGGCCGAATATGCCAACCTCGAACAACGTGCTCGCGAACGGGTTCGTTATCTGGAAGCAGAAATGATCAGGGTTCGCGGTCGGTTGGAAGGACTGCAACCGACCGCTGCACAAGTCCCAGTCTGGCAACAAGCAGTGGCCGAGGGTGAACAACGTCGTGCCCGGCTGCAACAGCTCCGTGCTACGCTGGAAAGCGAGTATATCTGTGCAACCGAACAATTGCGCACTCTCGAAGAACATGCCCGTCGCTATCGTGAACTGCAACAACGTATTGCTACATTGAACGATACCCTTCAGCGCTACCTTCGCGAGCTACAAGAGGTAAACGAGCGTATCACCCAGGCCGAACAAATCATTGCCCAGCGTCCCCAGATAGAAGCTGGTCTGGCCGAATTACACACCGCACGGAGCGAACTTGAGCGCTTAGAGCAGGTGCATCAGCGGTATACCGAGCTTATGGCGCGTAAACGCGAGTTGCAACAAGAGTTGAAAGCTGCAATCGCTCTGATGAACGAGCGGTTGTCACGGGCTGAAGAACGCTGTCAACATCTTCGTGCAGAGGTCAAACGTCTCGCTGATGTGCAGCAACGAGCGGCAACCATCCAGCAACGGCTCCGTGAACTGTCACCAATCCATGAGCGGTTGGTGCAATGTCAGATGCAACGCACTGCGCTTGAGCAGCAATTGGCGCACATCCGTGAGCTGATGATGCGGCAACATATGCTGCAAACCTCCCTTGAACAACGTCGCAATACAATCACGGTGGAACGGGATCGGTGTCAACAGGAACTTGACCGTCTCGATCAGGAATTGCGTGATGTTGAAACCTGGCGTACCGCCCTGCGTGCCGCTGAAGTAGCGCAGGCGCAGGTACAGGCTCTGGCGGAAGAGCAGGCAGCACGTCGCCAGTACGAACTGACGGTCGTTGATCGCTTGAGCGCAGCTCGTGCACTCGCCGAACAGATCCGTCGCGAACGGGCAATGTTGCAGAAGAATCGAGAGCTGCTGGCTACCGGCAATGGAACGTGTCCGGTTTGCCGTCGCTCGTTACCCGCCACCGACGCTGAACACGTTGCGGCACACTACGATCAAGAACTGGCCCACCTTAAGGCTCGGGAAGCTGAAGCCATGGCAACAGCCCAAGCTGCCGAACGTGAACTGACTGCATTGCGTGCGACCATCGCTGCGGCTGAACAGGAATTAGCCAACCTGCGCCAGCAAGCAGCGACTATTGATTCGCTCATCCACCGCCTGAACCAGGCTGCTCTGCGCGAAACTGAACGTGAGACGCTGAAGCTCCGTGTGGCAACGTTGACCGAACAACTTACCACCGATACTATCGACCCGGCGCTTCAGGCCGAGTTGGTGGCTGTGAACGACCAACTCCGTACATTTGGTGATATTGAAGGCATCCAGCGCGACATGCGCATGATCAATGACGAGTTGAAAACCTTAGAGCAGCAACTGCGCGAGCAGAGTCGCCTGGAAGGCGAGCTGGAGGTGTGCCAGCGCGATGTTGCCCGACTTGCAGCGCTGATGAACGAACTACCCGAGGCTGAAGCCGAATATGCTGAATTACAGCGGCAGATTGCCGAAAACGACTTTGCCCACGAAATTCGGATCACTGGCCGACAGGTAGTTGCCGAACTTGAGGCCTTGAACTACCGGCCCGAAGACCTTGAGGAAATACGTACCACCGTTCGATCTCTTACCCGTTGGGAACAGGCCGAACGTGAATTGTTGTTGGCAGAGCAGCGCCATACGACCGATCTCAAGGTACGCGAACAGACCCAACAACTTCGCCATCACACAGAACACGAACGGCAAATGTTTCAGGCCGAAGCTGAAGATCTGGCCCAACAGGTGAAAGTATTACCTACTGTAGAAGCCACCGTTGCCCGGCTCAAACAACAGCTTAATGATATTGACGGTGAGCTGCGGATCATCGAGCACGATCTCGCCGAAAAACAAGCCTACTTGAAGCAGGCAGAAGCCGCTGCCGCTGAGATCGAAACGCTTCAAGACCAGGAACGCCATCTCCAGGAACGAACAGCCCTCTTTAGCGAATTGGCTGAAGCCTTCGGCAAAAAAGGTGTGCAGGCAATGCTGATCGAAACCGCCATTCCTCAGCTCGAAGATGAGGCAAACCAGGTGCTTTCACGCCTGAGCGACGGTCAAATGCACCTCCGTTTCGAGATGCAGCGTGGCACAAAAAAAGGGGATACGGTCGAGACGCTGGATATCCGGATTGCCGATGCCCTGGGGACACGTGATTATGGCGCGTTTAGTGGTGGTGAAGCGATGCGCGTCAACTTCGCTATTCGCATTGCGCTTTCGCGCCTGCTTGCTCACCGTGCCGGTGCACGACTCGAAACGCTGGTTATCGATGAAGGTTTTGGTACACTAGATGCTGATGGTCGTGAACGGATGGTCGAAGCCATCACTGCCATTCAACGGGATTTCGCCCGCATTATCGTTATCACGCATATTGATGAGTTGAAAGATCGCTTCCCGGCAATCATCGAAATACGCAAGACACCGCTCGGTAGTCGTTGGGAATTACGAGGATAG
- a CDS encoding metallophosphoesterase, which yields MSFRILHISDIHIGPPFNPIAAERLIADAHRLAPNLVVISGDFVQRADFIRQWQAACALRERLPQPQLVVAGNHDVPLFHLPERLLAPLRRYRRYITPDLNPVFTTAGIAVIGACTAHGWTIDGGKLNRDQITALRHRLTALDPATYKIVVWHHPVGFPPNYRRRRPLVTNAIQAMRLLDEFAVDMLLCGHLHLSFVGNTRDFLPDLQHGTYIVQSGTTTSRRGYGDERGANTCNLITIEPDGARVQHLRFDQNDTGFRPVAEHWLPRPKMVVT from the coding sequence ATGTCATTCCGCATTTTGCACATTTCTGACATCCATATCGGGCCACCTTTTAACCCGATCGCAGCCGAACGACTGATTGCCGATGCTCACCGTCTGGCTCCTAATTTAGTGGTCATCTCTGGTGATTTCGTCCAGCGCGCCGATTTTATTCGTCAGTGGCAAGCAGCCTGTGCGCTACGCGAACGTCTGCCACAACCACAACTGGTCGTCGCTGGCAACCACGATGTACCACTCTTTCATCTGCCTGAACGTCTCCTAGCGCCGTTACGTCGTTATCGCCGCTACATTACTCCCGATCTCAATCCGGTTTTCACCACGGCAGGTATTGCAGTCATTGGCGCGTGTACCGCACACGGCTGGACCATCGATGGCGGAAAGCTCAACCGCGATCAGATTACGGCGCTCCGTCATCGTCTGACCGCACTCGACCCCGCCACCTATAAAATTGTGGTCTGGCACCATCCGGTAGGTTTTCCGCCCAACTATCGTCGCAGACGACCACTGGTGACCAATGCCATTCAAGCGATGCGCCTCCTCGATGAGTTTGCGGTTGATATGCTGCTCTGCGGTCATCTTCACTTGAGCTTCGTAGGCAATACCCGTGACTTCCTCCCCGATCTACAGCATGGAACGTATATCGTGCAAAGCGGGACAACCACTTCACGACGTGGTTACGGCGACGAGCGTGGCGCGAATACCTGCAATCTGATTACGATTGAGCCTGACGGAGCACGTGTCCAGCATTTACGCTTCGATCAAAACGATACTGGTTTTCGTCCGGTCGCTGAGCATTGGCTGCCACGCCCCAAAATGGTCGTGACGTAA
- a CDS encoding PIG-L deacetylase family protein, whose amino-acid sequence MMEIKEETIILRPTVLPEVRPTLLAVFAHPDDESFGPGGTLARYAWSGVAVHLICATGGEEGTVDAELLRGYDSIAALRRAELLRAAEALGLSSVTLLGYRDSGMPGTEANRHPAALINQPRERVVGQLVRLMRQLRPQVVITFDPIGGYRHPDHIAIHEATVAAFHAASDPTAFPEAGSAYAPQKLYYTTFSRRFLRLLVRLMPLFGRDPRAFGRNRDIDLTQLVAVDFPTHARIDTTAVQDRARAAALAHVSQSAGNPLIRGLLSKVVNLVGRSDTFMRAYPPATSDVQEDDLFTGVQW is encoded by the coding sequence ATGATGGAGATCAAGGAAGAAACAATCATCTTGCGGCCAACCGTATTGCCAGAGGTTCGTCCAACATTGTTAGCGGTTTTTGCGCATCCAGATGATGAAAGTTTTGGCCCAGGTGGTACGCTTGCCCGTTATGCCTGGTCTGGCGTAGCGGTACACCTGATCTGTGCGACTGGTGGTGAAGAGGGAACGGTTGATGCCGAATTGTTGCGCGGGTACGATTCGATCGCAGCGTTGCGACGAGCCGAGCTGCTGCGAGCGGCTGAGGCGTTGGGTCTGAGCAGTGTCACCCTGTTGGGGTATCGCGATTCCGGCATGCCCGGCACAGAAGCCAACCGACATCCGGCGGCGCTGATTAATCAGCCACGTGAACGGGTAGTCGGACAGTTGGTTCGTCTCATGCGTCAATTGCGGCCACAGGTTGTCATTACGTTTGATCCCATTGGTGGCTATCGGCATCCGGATCACATTGCGATTCACGAAGCCACCGTCGCCGCGTTTCACGCGGCTAGCGATCCGACTGCCTTCCCAGAAGCTGGATCAGCGTATGCGCCACAAAAACTCTATTACACAACCTTCTCACGGCGCTTTTTGCGTCTGCTGGTCAGACTTATGCCACTCTTTGGGCGTGACCCGAGGGCATTTGGGCGCAACCGCGATATTGATCTGACACAACTGGTTGCAGTGGATTTTCCAACTCATGCCCGGATCGATACCACTGCGGTGCAGGATCGGGCACGCGCTGCTGCGCTAGCCCATGTGAGTCAGAGTGCAGGTAATCCCCTGATTCGTGGCTTGTTAAGTAAGGTTGTGAATCTGGTGGGTCGATCCGATACCTTTATGCGGGCATACCCACCGGCAACCTCTGATGTGCAAGAGGATGATCTGTTTACCGGTGTGCAGTGGTAA
- the proC gene encoding pyrroline-5-carboxylate reductase, whose protein sequence is MLADLPIAIIGAGAMGEAIIGGLLRNELVAAEQILASHPREDRRRELAHHYGIRTTHDNLTAAQWGRVVIFAVKPQQLRRVLPPLRGALRDDDLAISVIAGATIASFAEALDHQAVVRSMPNTPAQIGCGMTVWTAAPAVTERQRSWAATVLGALGRELFVDNETYLDMATAINGTGPAYVFLMMEAMIDAGVHLGLSRRIAEELVQQTMLGSVQYAIQSGLHPAQLRNAVTSPGGTSAAALSELERGGLRTVLADAIWAAYRRSVELGRQG, encoded by the coding sequence ATGCTTGCCGACTTACCAATTGCGATTATTGGCGCCGGCGCGATGGGGGAAGCGATTATCGGTGGACTCTTGCGCAACGAACTGGTTGCCGCCGAGCAAATTCTTGCCAGCCACCCTCGTGAAGACCGCCGACGTGAACTTGCTCATCATTACGGTATTCGCACTACTCACGATAACCTGACGGCTGCGCAATGGGGCCGCGTGGTTATCTTCGCCGTGAAGCCGCAACAACTCCGGCGCGTCTTGCCTCCACTGCGCGGAGCACTGCGCGACGATGACCTGGCGATTTCGGTCATTGCCGGTGCTACGATAGCCTCTTTTGCCGAAGCCCTTGATCATCAGGCTGTTGTGCGCAGTATGCCAAATACTCCCGCCCAGATCGGTTGTGGCATGACCGTTTGGACGGCAGCACCGGCTGTAACTGAACGTCAGCGGAGTTGGGCGGCGACCGTTTTGGGTGCACTTGGTCGCGAATTATTTGTCGATAACGAAACCTATCTTGACATGGCCACCGCAATCAACGGTACCGGGCCGGCGTATGTCTTTCTCATGATGGAAGCGATGATCGATGCTGGCGTTCATCTCGGTTTATCGCGTCGGATTGCCGAAGAACTGGTGCAGCAGACAATGTTGGGTTCAGTTCAGTACGCAATCCAGAGCGGACTGCATCCGGCCCAGTTGCGGAATGCAGTCACTTCACCCGGCGGTACCAGCGCGGCGGCCCTCAGTGAGCTTGAACGCGGTGGTCTGCGCACGGTATTAGCCGATGCGATTTGGGCAGCTTATCGGCGATCAGTGGAATTGGGAAGGCAAGGATAG